The Candidatus Saccharimonadales bacterium genome includes the window TGGCGGTAACACCGCTCCCGGCAGCGGCGCTTACGTCGTATCGAGCGTGGGTGGGTTGGCCAATGTAAAAAAATATGTTCGGGACGAAGCCAACCGGTTGATCAGGCTGGTATCCGAATCCTCGCGGGAATACGCCCCAATTGTCATGGACCCTAACGACGTGAACAGTTATCAGGTCCATGGTACGGTTCTGCGGGTCATTAAAGCCGCTTGATACAAAAATATGAAAGACCAATACCGGCAAGCACTCGAGAAGTTTAAGCAAAAGGATACTAAAGCCCGTTTGATCATGAACCGACTCCATCGCTCGCTCAAATCCGATCATAAGCCATATCTGTTATCGGCCGCCGACATAAGAACCGTCAACGAAGCCAGAGAGGCCTGGTTTGAGTTTTTACGCTTCGGCCGTAAGTGATATCGGCTTGATGGCCGCGGGGGTGTATAATTTAATCCTAAGTTTAAGCGGTAAAAAACGGTGGCCCTAAATAAACCCGACTCGCAACTAGTAAGTTTCTCGCTCAATCTTAAATTGGTGGTAATCGGACTTATCGTGGTAATAGCGACCATGCTGGTTTTGTGGCGGCCTTGGCAAGGCGGGCCAGATAGGACCGTCAGCGTGACCGGTAACACCACTCTCACGGCCGTGCCCGACGAATTCGTCTTTTATCCGACTTTCAGTCTGAAAGGCCAAGATGAAGCCCAACTTAAAGAAGACTTAAACGAAACTGTGACCGAAGTCATCGCCACGCTCAAGGCCCTCGGCGTAGAGGAAAGTAAGATTAAATTGACTGCGTATAGCAGCGGGGAACAATATTTGGTAGCAATCGATAGGACCGGTTCGAGAACAAACACGAGCGTGACGGCCAGCTTAACGATTATCCTCGACTCACAGGAGTTGGCCCAACAGGTACAAGATTATCTGCAAATAT containing:
- a CDS encoding SIMPL domain-containing protein (The SIMPL domain is named for its presence in mouse protein SIMPL (signalling molecule that associates with mouse pelle-like kinase). Bacterial member BP26, from Brucella, was shown to assemble into a channel-like structure, while YggE from E. coli has been associated with resistance to oxidative stress.), with protein sequence MALNKPDSQLVSFSLNLKLVVIGLIVVIATMLVLWRPWQGGPDRTVSVTGNTTLTAVPDEFVFYPTFSLKGQDEAQLKEDLNETVTEVIATLKALGVEESKIKLTAYSSGEQYLVAIDRTGSRTNTSVTASLTIILDSQELAQQVQDYLQISKAEGQLTPFAQFSEAKRQELESQARAGAIEDARAKANQSAELLGLRLGRAITVSDLSGFDFYPLAEGRGAQTTEDSVTSDSSSLPVLPGENEFNLSISVVFSLK